atcaAAGCTATCAAAGTTGATTCATTATATATGTgactacaaataaaaataaaacaaaacaaaatgtattgaGTGACATTGCAGAACTTTGGTGTTATTGATAACataattttttatacattttagtgttgtgtcgttgttctcctcttatatttaatgcgtttccctcggttttagtttgttatcccaaTTTTGTgaggatttatgagtttgaacaacgatatactattgttgcctttatctttaactgtcatacaaatgagagctATAGCTAGCtgaaaacaaggtttaatccactgtTGGTATAAGGAAAAGTCACAAATATGAGAGTTATTTTATAAGgcgttagatgtgtttgagcctttgaGTTTGTAATTTATAAAGGACTTTTCTCTTTGAATTTCCTTCGAGTTCgggttttttgttatttaacttttttttttcgaattaacTATTTTAAACAAACCTTTGGTTAAGATGCTGTTTAAAAGTTATTTATCATATCTTGttggtaaaaattaaaataaaaaaaaaaaatactgaacaccgaggaaaattcaaaacggaaagtccctaattaaattacaaaatcaaatgataaaacacatcaaacgaatggacaacaactgtcatattcctaacttggtacagacaatttcaaatgtagaaaaaagtggattcaacctggttttataacgtTAAACCTTTCACTTGAATGACAGTAGCATTAAaattcgttatatttacaacgatgcttgaacaaaacagacataatcggtaaaatagtcaaaatatggttacagcaaTCATCAATGAGTAACAATCTCAAAATAAACAATCATTTGcataaaaaagcacaaaaagtaTCTATCAAACAAAAAAACCCACACTCATTGTTTCGCGTGTTTTgcgtcagaaaatgtaaacgtcacataggaagaaattttgtcgttcaatgtatattcaaaacaattataatttcacatgagTAATGGTTATATGCaggtttaaaaatcaaaagttatgttagaattaatttcagaaacatACCGAGacttaaaattatccagaagttccttagaatttttaagaatccatatATGGTTAGTACCACTACGCAAGTAGAATAATTGTgtcgtttgtcgttcaaagtaaTATCAAATTtgtaatagaacaataacataataacATATTATAGAACGATAACATAATGACGGggtctttaaaagtacagagtcacgttatgaaaccaaagaaacacaaaaagtcacatgtacaaaacacaccagcaaaaataaaaataatacaaacaccTTGACTGGAtctataagtaccgagccacgtcaaaaaTAAGTCTCAAATAAGATTGAATAAGTTAATCTTTATGATAGCTTATtcgaataaaaaagtttaaacaaataaatgactATAAATGTGTACAAAGTAggaaatacataaaaataaaaaaaacattaataagaAAGGTGATGCAACGTGAAACAAAAAAAAGGTAGACCGAACATAAAATACCAGgatgaaaaaaatgacaatatgTGCTTATTTTACAGTAATCCAACATCACAATCACAACAGGGAATAGCAAATAGTCAAACGTAAAATCGATTTGATGATATAAATCATTCAAcaaatttatatacattgtacactCACGAAAACATGAATGCGTTTAGATCaaacacagaaaataattataaaaacagaCTTGAAAAACAGaagatgattaaaaaaattaaaaagaattctTCAATTGAACACATACAGATTGATATAgatttcatttctatttttgcACCCTGTTATCAAAAAGACCCTTTCTTATGAAATATGTTACCGGTGTCAAAATCATAATGAAATATCCAAATACTACTAAGGtacaatacatgtattaaaaagagAAACCGAGAAGTTAATAAAATAATGCcaaatacaaaaaatgtaaacagaTACCAAAGAGTAAGCACGagctaaaaaaagaaatgatatgttttgtgaaaactaAACAAATATTTTCGTTTTAAACAAAAGACACGTGTCATCTGCAGAATTGTTTTACCACGAGTCATACAAAATTACGACAAACATCAAACGTTAAGTAAAGATGTTTTCCTTCTTGTCATATGCGCTGTTACCATCATTACTATAGATGTATGACCTTTATCTGTAGCAATGTTTAACGGGAAAGTCCCATCAAGTCTACATATCTGTGTATCTGCTCCTTTATCTAACAATAAGCGTACGATATTATCATTTCCTACTTCACATGCATAAAATAATGGGGTTGTTCCATCGTCTTTTGTTATGTCTATGTTAGCATTGTGAGTAAGGAGACACTGGACCACATCCATCCTACCCATGAAAGAGGCAATATGTAATGGAGAACAACCATGTACTTCATCAAAGGCATAATCTATTGaccttttttttacataatctaTACCCTTTGATAATTTACTTTGTACAAGTCTATCATATAGGTGCTGTTTTAACTGACGTAGTGTTATTCCTGTGAGAAATTTTAGAGTATCTATCATTCCTTGTTTACTATGGATACAGATACCAGGGTGCGCATGTTTTTCTAACAACATCTGTGTTACGTCTTTGTGTCCTTTTAGAGCACAGAGATATAGAGCAGTACCGCCATCAAATGTTTGGGCATTAATGTCAggtttatattcaaataataGCAGAACAATATCTATGTGGGCATTGGCACATGCCATGATCAGCGGCGAATAGCCATCAAGTGTACACAGATTTACATTAGCGCCCTTTTGTAACAACATCCGTACTATATCAGTATGGCCTTTCTGACTTGCATTTAACAGAGAACTACCGTACCGATTATCACAAAGATCAACATGAGGATTGTTCTCTAACAATAAtcttactatatcagtatgtccattAATACTTGCAGCCTTCAAAGGACTACTGCCATTATTGTCGCAAAGATTAATATCAGGACCCTTTCTTAACAGCATCCTTACTAAAACAATATTTCCACTTTCACTTGCCTTTATCAAAGGACTATAACCATTTTTGTCACGTTGATTAACATTCGATCCCTTATCTAACAGCTTTCGTACTATATCTGTATGTCCTTTCTCAATTGCCTTCATGAGAGGACTAGAGCCATCGTTATGACAAAGATCAACATTTGGATCTTTctctaacaacatccttactatttcaTGTTGTCCATGCTTACTTGCTTTGTATAGAGGACTGCAACCCTTATTGTTACATAGATTAACGTCAGGATCCTGATCTAACAGCATCCTTACTATCTCAATATACCCATGTTTACTTGCCGAGTACAGTGGACTACAATTATCTTCATTACATAGATCAATATTTGGACTTGCATCTAACAGTATCTTAACTACAGCAGTATGACCACTCTGACTTGCTATAAACAGAGGACTACAACCCTGATTGTCACATTGATCAACATCAGGATTCCTCCCTAACAGCATGCTGACTATATCAGGATGACCGTTTGCACATGCCTTGTACAAAGGACTGCATCTGTTCTTGTTACATAGATCATAACTTGGACTTCTCTCTAAATGCAGGCCAACTGTATCTATATGTCCACTCTTACTTGGTGCGCACAGAGAACTATGATGATTTGTATTACATTGATCAGCTTTAGGATTCTTATCTAACAGCAATTGTACTATATGAGTATACCCAAACTGACTTGCCTCGAACAGTGGACTATTGCCCTCATTGTCGCACAGATCAACATTTGGATTCCTTCCTAATAGTATCTCTACAATATTTGAATGTCCATTCTGACTTGCCAGTTTCAAAGGACTACAGCCATGATAGTCACATAGATCAACGTTCGGATTTTTTTCAAGCAGAATCCTTACAATATCGGTATATCCATTGGCACTTGCCTTATGCAGAGGAGAACAGCCACATTTCTCACATACATCAAGGCTAGCATTTCCCTCTAATAGCATTTTTACTATCTCTGTATGTCCATTATTACTTGCCGTATGGAGAGGGCTGCAGCAAATGTTTTCACAACAATCATCCTCATCCCGTGCCAAATCCCACCTAAGCTCCAGACTTGGCATAAACAGAGAACTATGTTTGTTTTTGgcacatagatcaacattaggatgtTCAACTAGCAGTATTCtgactatatcagtatgtcctttctGAATTGCCATGAACAAAGAATTACATCCATATTGGTCACATAGATTGATATCAGCATTATTTTCTAACAGCAATTTAACTATATCCGTATGTCCATTCCGGCTTGCCATGTACAGAGAACTACAGCCGTATCTGTAATGATCATCATAAATACGGTGACGAGATAACAACCAACCACGGATGCCTTTTAATCTGTTATTGTTacgaaaattaacatttgaaTTCTTCTCTAAAAGCTTAATTACTATATTAGTGTGTCCATTCTGACTAGCTGCAAACAGAGGACTACATCCATTATTGTCGCATATATCTACTTTGATACCAAACTCTAACAGCATCCTTACTACATCAAGatgtccattctgacttgctGCGTATAGGGGACAGCAACCATCACTGGTCCATGTTTTAACTTTCGGATCCTTCGCTAACAGCATccttactatatcagtatgtccattCATACTTGCTGCGTACAAAGGACAACAGCCATCAATGTTACATATATCAATATCGGGAACCCTCTCCAGCAGCATATCTACTATTTTAGTATATCCCTCCTGACTTGCCACGTATAGAGGACTGCAGCCATCACTGCAACATAAATCAACGTTTGGATTTTTCTCTAACAGCATCtgtactatatcagtatgtccttccgTACTTGCCGCGTACAGGGAACAACATCCATCTATGTTACATGCATCAATATTAGGATCCTTCTTCAACAGCATACATACTATTTCAGTATATCCTTTCTGACTTGCGACGTACAGAGGACTGCAACCATCACTGTTACATAAATCAACTTTAGGATTCTTCTGCAACAGCATCCTTACTATATCAACATTTCCTATCTGACTTGCCGCGAACAGAGGACTACAGCCATCGCTGTTACATAAATTTACTTTGGAATCCTTCTTTAACAGCATCtctactatatcagtatgtcctgcCGTACTTGCCGCGAACAGAGGACAACAGCCTTCACCGTTACATACATCAATATCGggatcattttgtaacagcaaccTTACTATCTCAGTATTCCCCTTTTGACTTGCCGTATACAGAGAACTATTAccatatatattacataaattaATGTTTGGACTATTCTGCAACAGCATCCTTGCGATTTTAGTATGACCATTCTGACTTGCAGCGTATAGAGGACTGCagccattttttgtacataaattaacaTTGGGACTTTTCGCTATAGCTAGCAGCATCTCTACTATAGTAGTATGCCCTTCTTGACTTGCAATGTACAGAGGGCTAAGGCCATCGGAGTTACATAAATCAACATCAGGATTCCTCTCCAGCAGCATCAACACTATATTAGTATGACCTCTCTGAATTGCTGTGAACAGAGGACTACAACCGTTATTGTTACAAAGATTAACGCTAGGATTCTTATCTAACAGAATCTGAACTATATCAGTAAAGCCACCCTGACAAGCCATGTTCAGAGAACTCCAGTTATCTCTGTTAGAGAGATCAATATCAGGTGTCATCTCTAACAACAACCTGACAATGTTAGTGTTTCCATGGTGACTTGCTAGTATAAGAGGACTGCTgccatttttttcacaaatattaatATTAGGCTTACTATCTAACAGCATCCTAACTATTTCAGTGTGCCCATTTCGACATGCCATTATAAGTGGACAACACCCGTCATTGTTACAAAGATTAATATCCGGATTCCTGTCTAACAACATCACAACTATGTCAGTGTGTCCATTATGACATGCTTGTAACAGAGGACTACTGCCATTGTTtttacatagatcaacattaggatttcTACCTAATAGCGACTTTACTATCTCGGTATGTCCATTTTGACTAGCTTTGTACAGAGGACTACATCCATCATTGTCACATAGATCAACGTTAGAATTCTTCAGTAATAACTCTATTACAATATCATTATACCCTTCCTGACATGCCATGTGCAGTCCAGTGGTTCCATCATCTCTGCACAGATCCACATTAACATCATTATGTAACATCCACGTTACTATATCggtataaccatgataacaagcCCTTATCAGTGGAGAAGTACCTGCCTCACTGTCGTCTGATGGAAAAACAGTTACTTTGATATTAGCTAATTCTTTTTGTGTTGACTTATTTAGTTTGTTTAAGTACGCCAGTATCCGCTTTctaaattttgtgtttttcatattattattattaaacacaACTATCACTTTGCCTTCTGACCAGTCCTTTACCAATCTATCTAGATACAATTTCAACTTATCATTTGGTATTGTAATAGTTAATTCTTCATTGTTCTTTTTATTGATGTGTATTATATTCCAAACAAAACGTTCACAAATTAAATCGCTATCACCATGTGTTATTAAacaatctttcattttttttccaaagtaaTTAGCAAAAATGTCAAAGAGTTTATCATGTAACGAACTATAAATACCATTCTGTTTACGTATAAATGAACCATCTAGAGTGTCAagggcctttttaattttttcctTGGACGTTTTTCCGTTTAACTTACAGCTGGTACATGTGTCTTCTAAAATTGTTTCTTGTTCTTTTGTTAATTTACCTTGAAACCAGTCTTCTCTAAGATGATTATTAAACAGAACACACAAGGCTAGACTGCAAACTTGACGATTTCCGTCTTTCCCTTGTTTACACAGTTGATTTAATTCCTTTTCATAGACCAGGaatggatttttgaaaaaaatgttgacctcttcattttttttgttatggcATAAAGAACACCAGAGTGGAAAGCATACATTATACTGTGATGATTTGTCAATATATTTCATACCTGTATCAATATATTTTTCagctatatttttcttttctattgaTGTTAGACATAAATCATTTGAAACTAAGTTACAttcactttttttaaaatgtgttaacACAGAAAACTTTTCATCTTTAAAGACTTGTAACCTAACAGATACAATAATCTTACAAAATTTGTCTGCAACAATTTTTTCAATCAAACCTGACAGAAGTTcccagttttcaatttgttgttGTTTCGCAGTGAAATTGCCACACATATCATCTACCACGAAGACCATTCGTTTACCAGGTTGgtaatacttttttatttcttcTGGGTATTGCACTGGTATGATATCATATtcttttttctgtaaattaatCGCTGCATGTCTAGCAACAAACGATTTCCCAACACCCGGAGAACCAGTCAAAGTAACACAGTTGTTTTTATTTAGATACTCAATAACAAAATCACTAGCTCTTGTTGATACAAACATACTGTCTTTTATTATCCACTTGTCGATGTCAATTCTATTCTGatctagaaaataaaaaaaatataaaaatgtaaaaactggGTAGATAAAAGTCTAAAAGGATTCTACGTAACTCGGTGTAATGCCTGTCATTGGTGCTGTCAGTATAGAAATGTGTTGTGAACTACCAAAAACTAGAAATATACTGTGAACAACAAAACTGAGATATGTATTGCTACTACGAAAAATAAGTTCATGTCCTAGAAAAAATACGCAAACGCTTAAAATTGGTATAGGTCACTTTTCCTGTAACTGAAGATGTAACTGAAGAAGGTTATGCTTAATGTTTATAATATTCCGTGAAGTTTTGCAAAAGTTCTTGATGTTTTATAGGTTGATCAAATACTGAATCTAAATAAAAACGACTCCAACACTGTGACTGTTTATCAGTTTCAAACAgacaataaaataattaaaatccaattgttcaaagaacaattgaaggtctttcaaccaataaggatctattttgatatgaaaatattaaaattcagttgaaaatgtcagttcctatggcttaatgatgtataaatgtgaatttcaagcaaaggtcaaaatctagaacttCCAACTAACATATgatcttgacctcaatttcaaggtaaTAAACCAAGGATCCTAAATCAacagaccctaggtctgtataaTGTAtagttcatgagtaatatcactttacgcataattctaaatataagaggggcaaaaactcccatttattgtctacgcaccctttaaATCAGAATttataagtaacgacatgtcgcaactaacaatttagaaaaaaattaaaaaacaattgttcagagaaccattgatggtcttttcACCAGTTaggatctttttttatatatgaaaatattaaaatttggttttaaatgtcaattgtactgtcaaatgacagcttattgaacgctgatTCCCAAAATGTACGTTTTCTATGGAAAAAGatatagataagggagataattgtttacttccggttcaaACGATGTTATTTCCGGTATAGTTTGATAGTTTAagtgacactgattccaaaaatatatggttctatatacttttacatttatttagaacaaaaaatagctacttccggtaaacaaaaggtcacttccggttggcttttaCAAGGTCATATTGCTTGCAACTCATTGCAAAAGGTCCCatgtctttatcatgtatacatatgaggtaaaagcaaaggtcaaaatatagaacgttAATTTTGCCTATGACCTTGAGCTTAATTTCAAGGTCAACAACCAAGGACCTcgaatcaaaagaccctaggcctctactgtatattgttaatgagtaatattaccatacaactaatataagatataaaagggggaaaaactcGCATCAAATGTTTACATAcccttttaactaaaatttatgtgttacgaaATGTCGCAACtgacaattgtgtgaaaatattttgtcgatatcttatatgattGCTGAAAATAAgtgataacaagccaaaatcaaaatttagaatttgaccttgacctttgaccttgacctcattttgatttttttggaccaaggatcttaaatcaaaagaccctagacctctatcacttatggttttccagttttaaatacatttcaaaatttcaaatacaaaaggggaaataactctcatatggaatctctatacggcttcggtcaaaataaaacagaacatcctgaggatataacgagcaatttggaaaaataaatttgtcggtttcttatacggttgcaaaGCCTTAGAGAAAACAtggaaaacagtgttcggggagataactcttatttgggaaagtattcggttaagcagagttgttttcaaaagcgtataaactgttcgatataatattcaaaatatctaagcgacatcttgcgaaacaaaaaaacagcgaagacaaaaaaattaggcagaagaaaaaaaataaaaattaaaaaccaattgttcagagaaccattgatggtctttccaccagttaagaccttttttatatgaatatattaaaatttggttttaaatgtcaattgtaccgtcaaatgacagcttattgaacgctaatccaaaaatgtatggtttctatggaaaaagatatagataagggagataattgtttacttccggttcaaACGATGTTATTTCCGGTATAGTTTGATAGTTAAagtgacactgattccaaaaatatatggttctatatactttttcattaatgaagtacaaaatatagctacttccggtttacaaaaggtcacttccggttgtctttttctagatcacattgcttgcaacctaatttTAAAAGTCCCAAGTCttgatcatgtatacatatgaggtaaaagcaaaggtcaaaatctagaacgttacatttacctatgaccttgagctcaatttcgaggtcatcaaccaaggacctcaaatcaaaagactccaGGCCTCTACTATATATGGTTAATGAGTTGTATTACCttacaactaatattagatataaaagggggcaaaactggaatcaaatgtctacgtactctTTTGACTAAAATCTACGtgttaccacatgtcgcaactaacaatttagtaaaaacaatttgtcgataagttatacggcttttgaaaatgagtgaaaataagccaaaatcaaaatttataatatgaccttgacctttgaccttgaccttattttcatttttttggaccaaggacctcaaatcaaaagaccctaggtctctatcacttatggtttaccagttagaaatgcaaattcttatatcaaacataaaaggggggataactctcataagGAATCTATATatggcttcggtcaaaataaaacagaacatcctgaggatataacgagcaatttggaaaaataaatttgtcggtttcttatacggttgcgaagccttagagataacaagag
The window above is part of the Mytilus edulis chromosome 6, xbMytEdul2.2, whole genome shotgun sequence genome. Proteins encoded here:
- the LOC139526762 gene encoding serine/threonine-protein phosphatase 6 regulatory ankyrin repeat subunit B-like, coding for MFVSTRASDFVIEYLNKNNCVTLTGSPGVGKSFVARHAAINLQKKEYDIIPVQYPEEIKKYYQPGKRMVFVVDDMCGNFTAKQQQIENWELLSGLIEKIVADKFCKIIVSVRLQVFKDEKFSVLTHFKKSECNLVSNDLCLTSIEKKNIAEKYIDTGMKYIDKSSQYNVCFPLWCSLCHNKKNEEVNIFFKNPFLVYEKELNQLCKQGKDGNRQVCSLALCVLFNNHLREDWFQGKLTKEQETILEDTCTSCKLNGKTSKEKIKKALDTLDGSFIRKQNGIYSSLHDKLFDIFANYFGKKMKDCLITHGDSDLICERFVWNIIHINKKNNEELTITIPNDKLKLYLDRLVKDWSEGKVIVVFNNNNMKNTKFRKRILAYLNKLNKSTQKELANIKVTVFPSDDSEAGTSPLIRACYHGYTDIVTWMLHNDVNVDLCRDDGTTGLHMACQEGYNDIVIELLLKNSNVDLCDNDGCSPLYKASQNGHTEIVKSLLGRNPNVDLCKNNGSSPLLQACHNGHTDIVVMLLDRNPDINLCNNDGCCPLIMACRNGHTEIVRMLLDSKPNINICEKNGSSPLILASHHGNTNIVRLLLEMTPDIDLSNRDNWSSLNMACQGGFTDIVQILLDKNPSVNLCNNNGCSPLFTAIQRGHTNIVLMLLERNPDVDLCNSDGLSPLYIASQEGHTTIVEMLLAIAKSPNVNLCTKNGCSPLYAASQNGHTKIARMLLQNSPNINLCNIYGNSSLYTASQKGNTEIVRLLLQNDPDIDVCNGEGCCPLFAASTAGHTDIVEMLLKKDSKVNLCNSDGCSPLFAASQIGNVDIVRMLLQKNPKVDLCNSDGCSPLYVASQKGYTEIVCMLLKKDPNIDACNIDGCCSLYAASTEGHTDIVQMLLEKNPNVDLCCSDGCSPLYVASQEGYTKIVDMLLERVPDIDICNIDGCCPLYAASMNGHTDIVRMLLAKDPKVKTWTSDGCCPLYAASQNGHLDVVRMLLEFGIKVDICDNNGCSPLFAASQNGHTNIVIKLLEKNSNVNFRNNNRLKGIRGWLLSRHRIYDDHYRYGCSSLYMASRNGHTDIVKLLLENNADINLCDQYGCNSLFMAIQKGHTDIVRILLVEHPNVDLCAKNKHSSLFMPSLELRWDLARDEDDCCENICCSPLHTASNNGHTEIVKMLLEGNASLDVCEKCGCSPLHKASANGYTDIVRILLEKNPNVDLCDYHGCSPLKLASQNGHSNIVEILLGRNPNVDLCDNEGNSPLFEASQFGYTHIVQLLLDKNPKADQCNTNHHSSLCAPSKSGHIDTVGLHLERSPSYDLCNKNRCSPLYKACANGHPDIVSMLLGRNPDVDQCDNQGCSPLFIASQSGHTAVVKILLDASPNIDLCNEDNCSPLYSASKHGYIEIVRMLLDQDPDVNLCNNKGCSPLYKASKHGQHEIVRMLLEKDPNVDLCHNDGSSPLMKAIEKGHTDIVRKLLDKGSNVNQRDKNGYSPLIKASESGNIVLVRMLLRKGPDINLCDNNGSSPLKAASINGHTDIVRLLLENNPHVDLCDNRYGSSLLNASQKGHTDIVRMLLQKGANVNLCTLDGYSPLIMACANAHIDIVLLLFEYKPDINAQTFDGGTALYLCALKGHKDVTQMLLEKHAHPGICIHSKQGMIDTLKFLTGITLRQLKQHLYDRLVQSKLSKGIDYVKKRSIDYAFDEVHGCSPLHIASFMGRMDVVQCLLTHNANIDITKDDGTTPLFYACEVGNDNIVRLLLDKGADTQICRLDGTFPLNIATDKGHTSIVMMVTAHMTRRKTSLLNV